A genomic region of Exiguobacterium oxidotolerans JCM 12280 contains the following coding sequences:
- the nadA gene encoding quinolinate synthase NadA, which produces MSFDLLANQGIPGQYLEKTEAELIAIIEGVKRRMGSRLFLPAHHYQKDEVVQFADATGDSLQLAQIAKQMTEAEYTVFCGVHFMAETADMLTQAEHTVVLPDMRAGCSMADMANGYQTERAYAYLVDRLGDSILPLTYVNSTAEIKAFVGRHRGATVTSSNAVKMVEWALAERDILFFLPDQHLGRNTAHALGIPLEQMAVWDPINDQLVFDGEDSDIRVILWKGHCSVHEKFTVGQIEQFRLTDPARQILVHPECSFEVVEAADLNGSTAYIINQVKQAAAGTKWAIGTEMNLVNRLAKDFPDQDIVSLNPFMCPCLTMNRIDLPHLAWSLEQVEQGTPVNIISVDAETTKYAVLALERMLDRS; this is translated from the coding sequence ATGAGCTTTGATTTATTGGCGAATCAAGGGATTCCCGGACAGTACTTAGAAAAAACAGAGGCAGAATTAATAGCAATCATTGAAGGGGTCAAACGCCGGATGGGCAGTCGGTTGTTTTTGCCGGCGCACCATTATCAAAAGGATGAAGTCGTCCAGTTTGCTGACGCGACGGGTGACTCGCTTCAGCTCGCGCAAATCGCAAAACAGATGACGGAGGCGGAATATACCGTTTTTTGTGGTGTCCATTTCATGGCGGAAACCGCTGATATGTTAACGCAAGCTGAACATACGGTCGTCTTGCCCGATATGCGTGCCGGCTGTTCGATGGCGGACATGGCGAACGGCTATCAAACGGAACGCGCCTATGCCTATCTCGTCGATCGCTTGGGCGATTCCATCTTACCTTTGACCTATGTCAACTCGACAGCAGAAATCAAAGCGTTCGTCGGGCGCCATCGCGGAGCGACGGTGACCTCATCGAATGCTGTCAAGATGGTCGAATGGGCACTCGCGGAACGGGATATCCTGTTTTTCCTGCCGGATCAACATTTAGGACGAAACACGGCGCATGCGCTCGGGATTCCGCTCGAACAGATGGCGGTCTGGGATCCGATCAACGATCAGTTGGTGTTTGACGGGGAGGATTCGGACATCCGCGTCATTTTGTGGAAAGGGCATTGTTCGGTCCACGAAAAGTTCACGGTCGGTCAAATTGAACAGTTCCGGCTGACGGATCCGGCACGCCAGATTCTCGTCCATCCGGAATGCTCGTTTGAGGTCGTGGAAGCAGCAGATTTAAACGGTTCGACAGCGTATATCATCAATCAAGTGAAGCAGGCGGCAGCCGGCACGAAATGGGCGATTGGAACAGAGATGAATCTCGTCAACCGGTTGGCGAAGGATTTTCCGGATCAAGATATCGTGTCACTCAATCCATTCATGTGTCCCTGTTTGACGATGAACCGGATTGACTTGCCGCACCTCGCCTGGTCACTCGAACAAGTCGAGCAGGGTACACCGGTCAACATCATCAGCGTCGATGCCGAGACGACGAAATATGCCGTATTGGCACTGGAGCGGATGCTCGACCGATCATAA
- a CDS encoding L-aspartate oxidase gives MSLHKHFVTDVLIVGTGLAAITVALHLPDNLRALLVTKGTRSATNSMRAQGGIASAALEDDHEAHRADTVRAAKGWVNPEAVEFVTREGRTVISELEALGVIFDRQENDEYAVGREGAHGLPRIFHSGGDQTGCRMMETLSGKITHPVLEQTVITQLLTADGRVVGAAGYEGDERIEISARAVVLASGGIGGLLLTSTNDDMITGDGLALAADVGAELSDLGYIQHHPTILVHQGKSAGLITEALRGAGAYLMTRDGRRVMDHHPEGDLAARDEVSAMITAIRKQEPVYLNTTPVVQLAERFPTFVQKCEKLNINPELVEVTTGVHFLMGGIKTNLAGQTSVAGLYAVGETASIGLHGTNRLASNSLLECFVMGKALARQLQLPPRRTLPTLRPIFGCEDGVSKQQLSEVLAVELKEDRLQAALEQLTNKSFRQTGRRAEQHRLQITTARLLLEGALHRLKGERLTNEQMAPAATT, from the coding sequence ATGTCTTTACATAAACATTTCGTGACCGATGTATTGATTGTCGGGACAGGGCTTGCAGCAATCACGGTCGCACTCCACTTACCGGACAATCTACGCGCGTTACTCGTCACGAAAGGAACTAGAAGTGCGACGAACTCGATGCGGGCACAAGGGGGAATTGCTTCTGCGGCGCTCGAAGATGATCACGAGGCACATCGCGCAGATACAGTCCGCGCTGCAAAAGGATGGGTGAACCCTGAAGCTGTGGAGTTCGTGACACGCGAAGGAAGGACAGTGATTTCTGAACTCGAAGCACTGGGTGTCATCTTCGACCGTCAAGAGAATGATGAGTACGCGGTCGGGCGTGAGGGAGCGCACGGTCTTCCGCGGATTTTCCATAGCGGAGGTGACCAGACTGGGTGCCGGATGATGGAAACATTATCTGGAAAAATCACGCATCCAGTCCTTGAGCAGACCGTCATCACACAACTGTTAACGGCTGACGGACGAGTCGTCGGGGCAGCGGGCTACGAAGGTGACGAGCGAATCGAAATTTCGGCGCGGGCCGTCGTCCTCGCAAGTGGTGGAATCGGTGGACTGCTTTTGACCTCGACGAATGATGACATGATCACCGGAGACGGCTTAGCACTTGCTGCAGACGTCGGAGCGGAGTTGTCTGATTTAGGGTACATCCAGCACCATCCGACGATTTTAGTCCATCAAGGAAAATCGGCCGGATTGATTACGGAAGCATTGCGGGGGGCTGGTGCGTACTTGATGACGCGCGATGGACGGCGTGTGATGGACCATCATCCGGAAGGCGATTTAGCGGCACGGGACGAAGTGTCGGCTATGATCACGGCAATCCGAAAGCAGGAACCGGTTTACCTCAACACGACACCGGTCGTGCAATTAGCGGAACGCTTCCCGACATTCGTCCAAAAATGTGAAAAATTGAACATAAATCCGGAACTTGTCGAGGTGACGACCGGTGTCCACTTTTTGATGGGCGGGATTAAAACGAATCTTGCAGGACAAACGTCCGTCGCTGGTTTATATGCAGTCGGCGAGACGGCGTCAATCGGATTACATGGCACGAACCGTCTTGCGTCGAACTCGTTGCTCGAATGTTTTGTGATGGGGAAAGCACTGGCCCGGCAGTTGCAGCTCCCACCACGGAGGACATTACCCACATTACGACCGATTTTCGGATGTGAGGATGGTGTTTCAAAGCAACAGTTGAGTGAAGTCTTAGCGGTGGAACTTAAAGAAGACCGTCTTCAAGCCGCCCTTGAACAGTTAACAAACAAGTCGTTTCGTCAAACAGGACGGCGGGCGGAACAACATCGGTTACAAATAACGACGGCGCGTCTCCTCCTCGAAGGAGCGTTACATCGATTAAAAGGAGAACGGTTAACAAATGAACAGATGGCACCTGCGGCAACAACTTGA
- a CDS encoding hemolysin family protein produces the protein MDPLPAIPFIWLLVLLVISAFFSSSETALSSANRLRILHQSEEGDRRASRALRLFQRYEETLTAILIGNTISNLGVAMIGGWLAMTMSSEPLPRVGIVFGTFLLILLFGELIPKSYAREHAEKYVLWISSPLRMCLSLFKPVVFLFLKLRHVALVLIGADPKGPLVTEQELLALVDISEEEGVMDEAGAELVHRAVDFKNITVEEALTPRTDIQAIDIDDSFEEILREVQKGGFSRLPVYKDSIDHIIGVLSERDFLREFVKNGTVDIREWIRPVSFVVPQTHLMDLLPELKVKQSHMAVVLDEFGGTAGLITLEDILEELVGEIWDEHDESLEYTKQIGVNRFECLAEYDIEDFCDQFELTMPETEAQSLGGWIMERVGQIPEVGTTMTYERVTFTVLHVENRRVRKILATFVSEVAETVEERS, from the coding sequence GTGGACCCACTTCCCGCGATTCCGTTCATCTGGCTGCTCGTGTTATTGGTCATCTCAGCGTTCTTCTCTTCTTCTGAAACTGCTTTATCGAGCGCAAACCGCTTACGGATTTTGCATCAATCTGAAGAAGGCGACCGTCGTGCCTCACGAGCACTGCGCTTGTTCCAACGCTATGAAGAAACGCTGACCGCAATTTTGATTGGCAATACGATTTCGAACCTCGGTGTTGCGATGATTGGGGGATGGCTTGCGATGACGATGTCATCGGAGCCGTTACCACGCGTCGGCATCGTTTTCGGAACGTTCTTACTGATTTTGTTATTCGGTGAATTGATTCCGAAATCGTACGCACGGGAACATGCTGAAAAGTACGTCCTCTGGATTAGTAGTCCACTGCGCATGTGTCTGAGTCTCTTCAAACCAGTCGTCTTTCTATTCTTAAAGTTACGTCATGTTGCACTTGTCCTGATTGGTGCTGATCCAAAAGGACCGCTCGTGACGGAACAAGAGCTGTTGGCACTCGTCGACATCAGTGAGGAAGAAGGCGTCATGGATGAAGCAGGGGCTGAGCTTGTCCACCGTGCCGTCGATTTTAAGAACATTACTGTCGAAGAAGCGTTGACACCACGAACAGATATTCAAGCGATTGATATCGATGACAGCTTCGAAGAAATTTTACGTGAGGTACAAAAAGGCGGTTTTTCCCGTCTGCCGGTTTATAAGGACTCGATTGACCATATCATCGGTGTTCTATCCGAACGTGATTTCTTACGCGAGTTCGTCAAAAATGGAACCGTCGACATCCGTGAGTGGATTCGACCGGTATCCTTCGTCGTCCCGCAAACCCATTTGATGGATTTGTTACCTGAACTGAAAGTGAAACAGTCACATATGGCTGTCGTACTTGATGAGTTTGGTGGAACGGCCGGATTAATTACGCTTGAAGATATCTTAGAAGAATTAGTCGGTGAAATTTGGGATGAGCATGATGAATCACTTGAATATACGAAACAGATTGGTGTAAACCGTTTCGAATGTCTCGCAGAGTATGACATTGAAGATTTTTGTGACCAATTCGAATTGACGATGCCGGAAACAGAAGCCCAGTCGCTGGGCGGCTGGATTATGGAACGTGTCGGTCAAATTCCTGAAGTGGGCACAACGATGACATATGAGCGTGTCACGTTCACGGTACTTCATGTTGAAAACCGCCGTGTCCGAAAAATATTAGCAACATTCGTGTCTGAAGTTGCTGAAACGGTCGAAGAACGATCTTGA
- a CDS encoding cysteine desulfurase family protein — protein sequence MIYLDYAATTPMYPGAIEQYRLAAEQAYGNSSSLHDIGNRAAQILERARTQLLALLGQTDGNIVFTGSGSEANYIAIQHLLRQSQKTTVLTLACEHDSVLLPLERLASNTILLPLLPNGSFDWTYFKTVCTDEVGVVSIQHVNSDTGFIFPVEEIAQFCQARGILFHCDGVQGFLKHPLSIDSFDAYTCSSHKVYGPKGLGAVYLRRPLFSPYYAAHHELGIRPGTVDVPGIVAFLTACEHYQSENPRFQAASQKFRGMLQKRLPHASYHVVESPNQLASICAIHTKKMDGQFVLLALNRAGIAVSAGSACRAGENGPNSTLRAIQYDETAAHGLIRLSFGLHTTKEEVERCIDFLCTLDT from the coding sequence ATGATTTATTTAGATTACGCGGCAACGACTCCGATGTATCCTGGTGCAATCGAACAGTATCGATTGGCAGCTGAACAAGCTTACGGCAACAGTTCTTCACTTCATGACATCGGAAATCGAGCAGCACAAATTCTCGAACGAGCACGTACACAGCTCTTAGCTCTACTCGGTCAAACTGATGGAAATATCGTTTTCACCGGTAGTGGCTCGGAAGCGAATTACATTGCGATACAGCACCTCCTTCGTCAAAGTCAAAAGACAACTGTCTTGACACTTGCTTGCGAACACGATTCTGTCCTCCTGCCACTGGAGCGGCTCGCCTCAAACACGATCCTCTTACCACTGCTTCCAAATGGTTCATTTGACTGGACGTACTTCAAGACCGTCTGCACGGATGAAGTCGGTGTCGTCTCGATTCAACACGTCAACTCGGACACAGGCTTCATTTTTCCAGTTGAAGAAATCGCTCAATTTTGTCAGGCGAGAGGCATCTTATTTCACTGTGACGGTGTGCAAGGATTTCTCAAACATCCCCTCTCGATTGACTCGTTTGATGCCTATACGTGCAGCAGTCATAAAGTCTATGGACCAAAAGGACTTGGCGCCGTCTATTTACGCCGTCCGCTCTTTAGCCCTTACTACGCTGCCCACCACGAGCTTGGAATTCGCCCCGGAACGGTCGATGTCCCGGGAATCGTCGCTTTCTTGACCGCTTGTGAACACTATCAATCTGAAAATCCTCGCTTCCAAGCCGCAAGTCAGAAATTTCGTGGTATGCTACAAAAAAGACTTCCTCATGCGAGTTATCATGTCGTCGAGTCACCCAATCAACTGGCTTCGATTTGTGCCATTCATACGAAAAAGATGGATGGACAATTCGTTTTACTCGCCCTGAACCGGGCTGGAATCGCTGTTTCAGCCGGAAGCGCTTGCCGGGCAGGCGAAAATGGACCGAATTCTACGCTTCGTGCCATCCAGTATGATGAAACGGCAGCACACGGCCTGATTCGTCTTAGTTTTGGACTTCATACGACAAAAGAGGAAGTCGAGCGGTGTATCGATTTCTTATGTACACTTGATACATGA
- a CDS encoding ribonuclease E/G: protein MKWISEQTPSLERVALVEGGRVVEYHERMRDEIRVGTLLYAKVDRLHPTLEAAFLIATDGTPLYLPINETLETLRRYPDVPTIGQAVQVGQTILVQVVKEGTAPKQHKVTQNITYGGRYLVYFPYGRRVRFSRKLDLVTQQQLAELIQTSEMEGILYRTEASQAEVGILEKELFQLRARHEQMLKQDNLEQDESLIVQEAKRLPFIEEACVSNRMEKERLEQLGLRVDRPVLKGRLPEMEHVDQVIEKALEKIVWLDGGAYLLIEEVETMTVIDVNSGKMISVKEQKRTFDQINEAAAGEIMRQLRLRNISGMIAVDFLRGSSKGQTRVTQLLKERAAQETKQIEVYGFTKMGLCELTRQRHGKSLLERSVAQGKPSRIAIHRQLEPKLIEIATYAEAAVVRVPTGDLSPLLLQDAPVELLIVEGETGILFTGTKQECEEFIGRQQKQ from the coding sequence ATGAAATGGATTAGTGAACAAACCCCGTCGCTTGAGCGTGTTGCGTTAGTTGAAGGCGGTCGAGTCGTCGAGTACCATGAGCGGATGCGGGATGAGATTCGTGTCGGTACGCTGCTCTACGCGAAAGTCGATCGGCTGCATCCGACGCTTGAGGCTGCCTTTTTGATTGCGACCGATGGAACACCGCTTTACTTACCGATCAACGAAACATTGGAAACGTTACGCCGTTACCCGGATGTCCCGACAATCGGTCAGGCTGTCCAAGTCGGTCAGACCATTCTCGTTCAGGTCGTCAAGGAAGGCACGGCACCGAAACAGCATAAAGTGACGCAAAACATCACCTATGGCGGACGCTATCTCGTCTATTTCCCGTATGGTCGGCGTGTCCGCTTTAGCCGGAAACTCGATCTCGTCACGCAGCAACAATTAGCCGAGCTGATTCAGACAAGTGAGATGGAAGGCATCTTGTACCGAACGGAAGCATCGCAAGCAGAAGTCGGTATACTCGAGAAAGAGCTGTTTCAGTTACGGGCCCGTCATGAACAAATGCTAAAGCAGGATAACTTAGAACAGGATGAATCATTGATTGTCCAGGAAGCGAAACGGCTCCCGTTCATCGAAGAAGCCTGTGTATCGAATCGAATGGAAAAAGAACGATTGGAGCAACTCGGATTACGCGTCGATCGTCCTGTATTGAAAGGACGGCTCCCGGAGATGGAACATGTCGACCAAGTCATCGAGAAAGCGCTCGAAAAAATCGTTTGGCTCGATGGCGGCGCCTATTTATTGATTGAAGAAGTCGAGACGATGACAGTGATTGACGTCAATAGTGGGAAGATGATTTCCGTCAAAGAGCAAAAACGGACGTTTGACCAAATCAATGAAGCGGCAGCCGGTGAAATCATGCGCCAATTACGTTTGCGCAACATCAGTGGCATGATTGCCGTCGATTTCCTGCGGGGCTCAAGTAAAGGGCAGACGCGTGTGACGCAATTGCTAAAGGAACGCGCCGCCCAAGAAACGAAGCAAATCGAAGTCTACGGTTTTACGAAGATGGGTCTTTGCGAATTGACGCGGCAACGGCATGGAAAATCGTTACTCGAACGGTCTGTTGCACAAGGGAAGCCGTCACGGATTGCGATTCACCGGCAACTCGAACCGAAGTTGATTGAAATTGCGACCTATGCGGAAGCAGCCGTCGTCCGCGTGCCGACTGGCGACTTAAGTCCGTTGTTGCTACAAGACGCACCGGTCGAGCTGTTAATTGTCGAAGGCGAAACCGGTATCTTATTTACGGGAACGAAGCAGGAATGTGAAGAATTTATCGGTCGTCAGCAAAAACAATAA
- a CDS encoding Spo0B domain-containing protein: MKDEQVLDLLKTLRHEWLNRLQLVRSYSAMGDEAAVESICSVYREQASREGRLTLIELPKTALTLQRADWTGLTVEYDVIEKPKQIDDVRLAKIIEAAIDMIEVGDGEVSVTFHEGVTIEVYRDLLDMSRLKNLVTPMEIESQTANECVIEIESLPVGEEK, translated from the coding sequence ATGAAGGATGAGCAGGTACTTGATCTTTTAAAGACACTTCGTCACGAATGGTTGAATCGATTACAACTCGTTCGTTCGTATAGCGCGATGGGTGACGAGGCGGCGGTTGAATCGATTTGTTCAGTCTATCGCGAGCAAGCGTCACGAGAAGGACGCCTGACGTTGATTGAACTACCGAAAACAGCGCTCACACTTCAACGAGCGGATTGGACAGGCTTGACTGTCGAATATGATGTGATCGAGAAACCGAAGCAGATTGATGACGTACGGCTAGCGAAAATCATCGAGGCTGCGATTGATATGATTGAAGTGGGAGATGGAGAAGTATCCGTGACCTTCCATGAGGGCGTGACCATCGAGGTCTATCGGGATCTACTAGATATGTCGCGCCTTAAGAATCTAGTGACGCCGATGGAAATCGAGTCACAGACAGCCAATGAGTGTGTGATCGAAATTGAAAGTCTTCCTGTAGGGGAAGAGAAGTAA
- the rplU gene encoding 50S ribosomal protein L21 → MYAIIKTGGKQVKVEAGQEIYVEKLNADVDSTVEFGEVLILGGDDVKVGAPLVEGAKVVATVIKHARAKKITVFKMKAKKNYRRKQGHRQPYTKVRIEKIEA, encoded by the coding sequence ATGTACGCAATTATTAAAACTGGTGGTAAACAAGTTAAAGTCGAAGCTGGCCAAGAGATCTACGTTGAGAAATTAAACGCAGACGTCGACAGCACAGTAGAATTCGGCGAAGTCTTGATCCTTGGTGGTGACGATGTTAAAGTCGGCGCTCCACTCGTAGAAGGTGCGAAGGTCGTAGCAACGGTCATCAAACACGCTCGCGCGAAAAAGATCACAGTCTTCAAAATGAAAGCTAAAAAGAACTACCGTCGTAAGCAAGGTCACCGTCAACCTTACACGAAGGTCCGCATCGAGAAAATCGAAGCGTAA
- the rpmA gene encoding 50S ribosomal protein L27: protein MLKLNLQFFASKKGVGSTKNGRDSQSKRLGAKRADGQTVSAGSILYRQRGTKIHPGMNVGRGGDDTLFATATGVVRFERLGRDKKQVSVYPA from the coding sequence ATGTTGAAACTTAATCTTCAGTTCTTCGCATCGAAAAAAGGGGTAGGTTCGACAAAGAACGGTCGTGACTCGCAATCGAAACGCCTTGGGGCGAAACGTGCAGACGGTCAAACTGTTTCTGCTGGTTCAATCCTCTACCGCCAACGCGGTACGAAGATTCACCCAGGTATGAACGTCGGACGTGGTGGCGATGATACACTTTTCGCAACTGCAACTGGTGTCGTTCGTTTCGAACGTCTTGGACGCGACAAAAAACAAGTCAGCGTTTACCCAGCATAA
- the nadC gene encoding carboxylating nicotinate-nucleotide diphosphorylase, giving the protein MNRWHLRQQLEGFLTEDIGHQDITSELCLTRHEHGTGRFLAKEDGIFCGVAVLRELARLLEVTCIQQVEDGQAIKRGQVLAEWTGDLRSILSGERVALNLIQRTSGIATLTRRAVDRADGRIRIADTRKTTPGLRMLEKNAVRVGGGFNHRGRLDDAVMIKDNHITAAGSITEAVKRAKRAVGHTTPIEVEVETEAEVNEAVKAGVDIIMLDNRTPAEIKQLRQLIPPHITVEISGGITVETLPDYADSGANVISLGALTHSARALDISMKIQGGKKDEL; this is encoded by the coding sequence ATGAACAGATGGCACCTGCGGCAACAACTTGAAGGATTTTTAACCGAAGACATCGGACATCAAGACATCACGAGTGAACTGTGCCTGACTAGACACGAGCACGGCACGGGACGATTCCTTGCGAAAGAGGACGGCATCTTTTGCGGCGTCGCCGTGTTGCGGGAGCTTGCACGATTACTAGAGGTGACATGCATTCAACAGGTTGAAGATGGGCAAGCAATCAAGCGAGGGCAGGTGCTTGCGGAATGGACGGGCGACTTGCGTTCAATTCTGAGCGGAGAACGGGTGGCACTTAACTTGATTCAACGGACGTCAGGTATTGCGACATTGACACGTAGGGCCGTTGACCGGGCAGACGGACGGATTCGCATCGCAGATACACGCAAGACGACACCAGGTCTACGGATGCTTGAGAAAAATGCTGTTCGCGTCGGTGGTGGCTTCAATCACCGGGGGCGCTTAGACGACGCCGTGATGATTAAAGATAACCACATCACGGCAGCAGGGTCGATCACGGAGGCAGTCAAACGGGCAAAACGTGCCGTCGGGCATACGACGCCGATTGAAGTTGAGGTCGAGACAGAAGCGGAAGTCAACGAAGCGGTCAAAGCCGGTGTCGACATCATCATGCTCGACAATCGAACACCTGCAGAAATCAAACAGCTCCGGCAACTGATCCCACCGCATATCACGGTGGAAATTTCCGGCGGTATTACAGTTGAGACGCTGCCAGACTACGCGGATAGCGGAGCAAATGTCATCTCACTCGGGGCGCTGACGCATTCAGCGCGGGCACTCGATATCAGTATGAAAATTCAAGGAGGAAAAAAAGATGAGCTTTGA
- a CDS encoding ribosomal-processing cysteine protease Prp — protein MIRVKIRRDEADLIRSIEVTGHAEFAEPGLDLVCAGTSSVIFGAYNAIESLLGQVLLLEMAEQQEGGYFYVEPYADLAPDVSERTQLLLEATLVQLGTIAESYGEYIQLEQI, from the coding sequence ATGATACGTGTTAAGATTCGACGAGATGAAGCGGATTTGATTCGTTCCATCGAAGTGACAGGACATGCCGAGTTTGCTGAGCCTGGTCTAGATTTAGTCTGTGCCGGCACTTCAAGCGTGATTTTCGGAGCATACAATGCAATCGAGTCACTACTCGGGCAGGTCCTGCTCCTTGAAATGGCAGAACAACAAGAGGGTGGCTACTTTTATGTAGAGCCGTACGCTGACTTAGCACCGGATGTCAGTGAACGCACCCAATTGTTACTGGAAGCGACCTTGGTCCAACTCGGAACCATCGCTGAAAGTTACGGTGAGTATATCCAACTTGAACAAATATAG
- a CDS encoding transcription repressor NadR, which produces MGRRQSGEERRNLLLQIIEDSNHPITGTALAKQAGVSRQVIVQDLSLLKAKGHPVVATARGYLLNELENDSSRKRRKIVCRHGYDQLKEECDAIVDEGVTVLDVIVEHPVYGFITGELMLKSRRDVRVLIERLEETQATPLSSLTDGVHIHTLEADSDEALEAAIEKLDHLGILVSELDV; this is translated from the coding sequence ATGGGAAGAAGACAATCTGGAGAAGAACGTCGAAACTTACTCCTACAGATTATCGAGGATAGTAATCATCCGATCACTGGTACGGCACTTGCGAAACAGGCGGGTGTAAGCCGACAAGTCATCGTTCAGGATTTATCGTTATTAAAAGCCAAAGGTCATCCAGTCGTAGCTACGGCTCGCGGGTATTTACTCAACGAACTAGAAAACGATTCTTCACGAAAACGGCGAAAAATCGTCTGCCGTCATGGATACGATCAGCTTAAAGAAGAATGTGATGCCATCGTCGATGAAGGCGTCACCGTTCTCGACGTCATCGTCGAACATCCAGTCTACGGTTTCATCACGGGCGAGTTGATGCTGAAAAGTCGGCGTGACGTCCGCGTTTTAATAGAACGCCTTGAAGAAACACAGGCGACTCCATTATCGAGTCTGACGGACGGTGTCCACATCCATACGTTAGAAGCTGACAGCGATGAGGCGCTTGAAGCAGCAATCGAAAAGTTAGATCATCTCGGCATCCTAGTTTCTGAGTTGGACGTCTAA
- the obgE gene encoding GTPase ObgE: protein MFVDQVNIYVKAGDGGRGQVAFRREKYVPDGGPAGGDGGHGAHVVLEVDEGLRTLMDFRYKRHFKAVQGENGMSKGMHGRKSEHLVVKVPPGTVVYDDDTDAVIADLVHHGQQAVVAKGGRGGRGNSRFATPANPAPEHAENGEPGEEKYLKLELKMLADVGLVGFPSVGKSTMLSIVSAARPKIGAYHFTTITPNIGVVETEDSRSFIMADLPGLIEGASEGVGLGHQFLRHVERTKVIVHVIDMSGMEGRDPVEDYNIINKELADYNLRLTDRPQVVVANKMDMPDAEANLEAFKEAFPDLEVFAISAATRQGLRDLLFRIADLVDATPEFGLEELEEKAATPRVVYGYEAPEAGFTISKDEDDCFVIQGPRIEKLFTMTNFMREESIKRFARTLRQMGVDDELRKLGAIDGDVVRIRDFEFEFIESSF, encoded by the coding sequence ATGTTCGTCGATCAGGTAAATATTTATGTAAAAGCAGGAGATGGTGGACGCGGGCAAGTTGCGTTCCGTCGCGAAAAATATGTTCCAGACGGTGGTCCGGCCGGAGGAGATGGTGGGCACGGTGCTCACGTCGTTCTTGAAGTGGATGAAGGACTTCGTACGTTGATGGACTTCCGTTACAAACGCCATTTTAAAGCCGTTCAAGGTGAAAATGGAATGTCGAAGGGGATGCACGGACGTAAGTCGGAGCACCTCGTCGTTAAAGTACCACCAGGCACGGTCGTCTACGATGATGATACGGATGCAGTCATTGCCGATCTCGTTCATCACGGGCAACAAGCCGTCGTCGCTAAAGGTGGACGTGGTGGACGCGGAAACTCGCGTTTCGCGACACCTGCGAACCCGGCTCCGGAACATGCGGAAAACGGGGAGCCCGGCGAAGAGAAGTACTTGAAACTTGAACTCAAGATGCTTGCTGATGTTGGACTTGTCGGATTCCCGAGTGTCGGGAAATCAACGATGTTATCAATCGTCTCAGCAGCACGTCCGAAAATCGGAGCATACCACTTCACGACAATCACACCAAACATCGGTGTCGTCGAAACGGAAGACAGCCGTAGCTTCATCATGGCCGACTTACCGGGACTCATCGAAGGAGCAAGTGAAGGTGTCGGACTCGGTCACCAATTCCTTCGTCACGTCGAGCGGACGAAAGTCATCGTCCACGTCATCGACATGAGTGGAATGGAAGGACGCGACCCGGTTGAGGATTACAACATCATCAACAAAGAACTGGCAGACTATAACTTACGTCTGACGGATCGTCCGCAAGTCGTCGTCGCAAACAAGATGGATATGCCGGATGCAGAAGCGAACCTCGAAGCGTTCAAAGAAGCGTTCCCGGACCTCGAAGTCTTTGCGATTTCTGCAGCGACGCGTCAAGGATTACGTGACCTCTTGTTCCGGATCGCCGATCTCGTCGATGCGACACCAGAATTTGGTCTTGAAGAGCTTGAAGAAAAAGCCGCGACACCACGTGTTGTCTATGGTTACGAAGCACCAGAAGCTGGCTTTACGATTTCGAAAGATGAAGATGATTGCTTCGTCATCCAAGGACCACGGATCGAGAAACTCTTCACGATGACGAACTTCATGCGGGAAGAGTCGATTAAACGATTCGCTCGGACATTACGTCAAATGGGCGTCGATGATGAGCTTCGTAAGTTAGGTGCGATTGATGGGGACGTCGTTCGGATCCGTGACTTCGAATTCGAATTCATCGAGTCTTCGTTCTAA